A section of the Acidobacteriota bacterium genome encodes:
- a CDS encoding serine/threonine protein kinase, translating into MPLTPGQRLGPYEILAPLGAGGMGEVYRARDTRLDRDVAVKVLPAHLSAHPEIRARFEREAKAVSSLNHPHICTLHDVGRQEGVDYIVMECLEGETLAARLERGPLPTEELLRVAIQIADALDKAHRHGV; encoded by the coding sequence ATGCCCCTCACCCCCGGACAGCGCCTCGGTCCGTACGAGATCCTCGCCCCGCTCGGCGCGGGCGGCATGGGCGAGGTCTACCGCGCGCGCGACACGCGGCTCGATCGCGACGTCGCGGTGAAAGTTCTCCCCGCGCACCTCTCGGCGCACCCCGAGATCCGCGCGCGCTTCGAGCGCGAGGCGAAGGCGGTCTCGAGCCTCAACCATCCGCACATATGCACGCTCCACGACGTCGGCCGCCAGGAGGGCGTGGACTACATCGTCATGGAATGCCTCGAGGGGGAGACGCTCGCCGCGCGGCTCGAGCGCGGCCCGCTCCCCACCGAGGAGCTCCTGCGCGTCGCGATCCAGATCGCCGACGCGCTCGACAAGGCGCACCGGCATGGCGT
- a CDS encoding type II toxin-antitoxin system HicA family toxin — MPNVAPQSRDKVVRALTRAYGCRLAREGGRHSIYVNAGIPEPIVLPRHREITAGVIRSICKILDVSVEEFLETLRHC; from the coding sequence ATGCCGAATGTAGCGCCGCAATCGCGCGACAAGGTCGTGCGCGCGCTCACGCGAGCCTACGGTTGCAGGCTGGCGAGAGAAGGCGGTCGCCACAGTATTTACGTCAACGCGGGAATTCCCGAACCGATCGTGCTTCCGCGTCATCGCGAAATCACCGCGGGAGTCATCCGAAGCATTTGCAAGATTCTCGACGTGTCGGTCGAAGAGTTCCTGGAGACGCTGAGGCACTGCTGA
- a CDS encoding type II toxin-antitoxin system HicB family antitoxin, with translation MVRKVTFYLKGTIRPEGNWYVAECIGLPVVTQGKTDGEAMANLLEAAQLFVEDCLARGTLERVLLKYHWKPRLNPPREVPRGEFAFPVPLPLIVKRHLDECRM, from the coding sequence ATGGTCCGCAAAGTGACCTTCTATCTGAAGGGCACGATCCGACCGGAGGGGAACTGGTACGTCGCCGAGTGCATCGGTCTTCCTGTCGTGACACAGGGCAAGACGGACGGCGAAGCGATGGCGAACCTGCTGGAAGCCGCCCAGCTCTTCGTCGAGGATTGTCTTGCCCGCGGTACGCTCGAGCGCGTGCTCCTGAAATACCACTGGAAGCCCAGGTTGAACCCTCCCCGCGAGGTCCCCCGTGGCGAGTTTGCGTTTCCAGTTCCGCTCCCGCTGATCGTCAAGCGACACCTTGACGAATGCCGAATGTAG